One region of Salvia miltiorrhiza cultivar Shanhuang (shh) chromosome 3, IMPLAD_Smil_shh, whole genome shotgun sequence genomic DNA includes:
- the LOC131014672 gene encoding glutamate synthase 1 [NADH], chloroplastic isoform X1 has translation MSAVSGSGIHVRGGGLVKPACAPSHQLNVVAALSRRVRVSRAFASKQRTVNLENRFVYGTKLRSSAEMERLQLWQTAGPGRSPKLRFDVKNSMSQVPEKPLGLYDPAFDKDSCGVGFVAELSGESSRKTVTDAIEMLVRMTHRGACGCETNTGDGAGILVGLPHEFYREAAKDAGFELPPPGEYAVGMFFLPISDSRREQSKIVFTKVAESLGHSVLGWRLVPTNNSGLGKSALQTEPVIEQVFLTATPRSKADFEQQMYILRRVSMVAIRAALNLQHGGVRDFYICSLSSRTVVYKGQLKPEQLKEYYYADLGNERFTSYMALIHSRFSTNTFPSWDRAQPMRVLGHNGEINTLRGNVNWMRAREGLLKCKELGLSKTEMKKLLPIVDASSSDSGAFDGVLELLVRAGRSLPEAMMMMIPEAWQNDKNIDPDRRALYEYFSALMEPWDGPALISFTDGHYLGATLDRNGLRPGRFYVTHSGRVIMASEVGVVDIPPEDVARKGRLNPGMMLLVDFEKHVVVDDEALKQQYSLARPYGEWLKRQKLQLKDIVESVPESDRTPPTIAGVLPASSDDEDMENMGMHGILSPLKAFGYTVESLEMLLLPMAKDGIEALGSMGNDAPLAVMSNREKLTFEYFKQMFAQVTNPPIDPIREKIVTSMECMIGPEGDLTETTEEQCHRLSLKGPLLTIDEMEAMKKMNYRGWKSKVLDITYSKDRGRKGLEETLDRICDEARDAIKEGYTTLVLSDRAFSPKRVVVSSLLAVGAVHHHLVKKLERTRVALIIESAEPREVHHFCTLVGFGADAICPYLAVEAIWRLQVDGKIPPKSSGEFHTKDELVKKYFKASNYGMMKVLAKMGISTLASYKGAQIFEAVGLSSEVMERCFIGTPSRVEGATFEALALDALQLHELAFPTRALPPGSAEAVALPNPGDYHWRKGGEIHLNDPLAISKLQEATRSNSVAAYKEYSNRVQELNKSCNLRGLLKFKEAEVKVPLEEVEPASEIVKRFCTGAMSYGSISLEAHTTLAKAMNQIGGKSNTGEGGEEPSRMEPLADGSRNPKRSAIKQVASGRFGVSSYYLTNADELQIKMAQGAKPGEGGELPGHKVIGDIAVTRNSTAGVGLISPPPHHDIYSIEDLAQLIHDLKNANPDARISVKLVSEAGVGVIASGVVKGHADHVLISGHDGGTGASRWTGIKSAGVPWELGLAETHQTLVANDLRGRTVLQTDGQLKTGRDVAVAALLGAEEFGFSTAPLITLGCIMMRKCHKNTCPVGIATQDPVLREKFAGEPEHVINFFFMLAEELREIMSELGFRTLNEMVGRADMLELDKDVAKNNEKLKNIDLSLLLRPAADIRPDAAQYCVQKQDHGLDMALDNKLIALAKPALDKSLAVYIESSICNVNRAVGTMLSHEVTKRYRMAGLPSDTIHIKLNGSAGQSLGAFLCPGITLELEGDSNDYVGKGLSGGRIIVYPPKGSNFDPKENIVIGNVALYGGTNGEAYFNGMAAERFAVRNSGVKAVVEGVGDHGCEYMTGGTVVVLGKTGRNFAAGMSGGIAYVLDTDSTFRSRCNQELVDLDPVEDEDDILMLRMMIQQHQRHTNSQLARDVLADFDSLLPKFIKVFPRDYKRILANKKADEISEKTAEVAAKEAEVEEEAELNEKDAFEELKKMAAASINEAPQVEEDEQEKRPTRVPDAVKHRGFVAYEREGVSYRDPTVRMNDWKEVMEESKPGPLLKTQSARCMDCGTPFCHQENSGCPLGNKIPEFNELVYQNRWREALDRLLETNNFPEFTGRVCPAPCEGSCVLGIIENPVSIKSIECSIIDKAFEEGWMVPRPPQTRTGKRVAIVGSGPAGLAAADQLNKKGHSVTVFERADRIGGLMMYGVPNMKTDKIDVVQRRVNLMEKEGVKFVVNANVGKDPLYSIDQLREENDAIVLAVGATKPRDLPVPGRDLSGVHFAMEFLHANTKSLLDSNLQDEQYISAKGKKVVVIGGGDTGTDCIGTSIRHGCTSIVNLELLPKPPATRAPGNPWPQWPRVFRVDYGHQEAATKFGQDPRSYEVLTKRFIGDENGTLKGLEVVRVSWEKDASGRFQFKEVEGSEEIIEADLVLLAMGFLGPEETIADKLGVDKDNRSNFKADYGRFSTNVEGVFAAGDCRRGQSLVVWAISEGRQAAARVDQYLLKDENDGTDGQEGLTKQQQDNRRQTVRT, from the exons ATGTCGGCGGTGTCAGGATCCGGGATTCATGTGAGAGGCGGCGGCTTGGTGAAGCCGGCCTGCGCGCCGAGCCACCAGCTGAATGTGGTGGCGGCTTTGTCCCGGAGGGTGAGGGTGTCGCGTGCATTTGCGTCGAAGCAGAGGACGGTGAACCTGGAGAACAGGTTTGTTTACGGCACGAAGCTGCGGAGCAGTGCGGAGATGGAGAGGCTGCAGCTTTGGCAGACGGCCGGGCCGGGTCGGTCGCCGAAGCTGCGGTTTGATGTGAAGAATTCGATGTCGCAGGTGCCGGAGAAGCCGCTCGGGCTGTATGATCCGGCCTTCGACAAGGATTCGTGTGGAGTCGGGTTCGTGGCGGAACTTTCTGGTGAAAGCAGCCGTAAAACG GTGACGGATGCTATAGAGATGTTAGTGAGGATGACCCACAGAGGTGCGTGTGGCTGTGAGACAAACACTGGAGATGGAGCTGGAATTCTTGTCGGCCTTCCTCATGAATTCTACAGAGAG gCTGCTAAAGATGCTGGATTTGAGCTGCCCCCACCTGGTGAATATGCAGTCGGCATGTTTTTCTTGCCTATTTCGGACAGTCGGAGGGAGCAAAGTAAAATTGTATTCACGAAG GTGGCCGAATCACTTGGGCACTCGGTTCTTGGCTGGCGTCTTGTCCCCACAAACAACTCAGGATTGGGCAAGTCTGCGTTGCAGACAGAACCCGTCATTGAGCAAGTTTTTCTTACGGCCACTCCTCGGTCAAAGGCTGATTTTGAACAACAG ATGTACATATTAAGGAGGGTTTCTATGGTGGCAATCCGAGCTGCATTGAACCTTCAGCATGGTGGGGTTCGAGACTTCTACATATGTTCTCTGTCCTCGAG GACTGTTGTCTACAAAGGTCAGCTGAAACCTGAACAGTTGAAGGAATATTACTATGCAGATCTTGGCAATGAAAGGTTTACGAGCTACATGGCCCTG ATACACTCTAGATTCTCGACAAACACATTTCCTAGCTGGGATCGAGCTCAGCCGATGCGTGTCCTTGGTCACAATGGAGAGATAAATACGCTTAGAGGCAATGTGAATTG GATGAGGGCACGTGAGGGCCTTTTGAAATGCAAGGAGCTTGGCCTGTCAAAGACTGAGATGAAGAAGCTTCTGCCAATTGTAGATGCCAGCTCTTCTGACTCAG GTGCATTTGATGGTGTACTCGAGCTTTTGGTTAGAGCTGGTAGAAGTCTCCCTGAAgctatgatgatgatgataccTGAAGCCTggcaaaatgataaaaatatagATCCTGATCGCAGGGCTCTTTATGAATATTTCTCAGCTCTGATGGAGCCATGGGATGGACCTGCTCTTATATCAT TTACGGATGGACACTATCTTGGAGCAACATTAGACAGAAATGGGTTACGTCCTGGTAGATTTTATGTCACACACAGTGGCAGAGTTATCATGGCAAGTGAAGTAGGTGTTGTTGACATCCCCCCAGAAGATGTAGCCAGAAAAGGAAGACTTAATCCTGGTATGATGCTTCTTGTTGATTTTGAGAAGCATGTTGTGGTTGATGATGAAGCCTTGAAGCAACAATACTCACTCGCAAGACCTTATGGGGAGTGGCTAAAGAGGCAAAAGCTGCAATTGAAGGACATAGTTGAATCCGTTCCAGAATCAGACAGAACTCCTCCCACCATAGCTGGTGTTTTACCG GCATCTTCTGACGATGAAGATATGGAAAACATGGGAATGCATGGAATATTGTCACCATTGAAGGCGTTTGG TTACACTGTTGAATCTCTGGAGATGCTATTACTGCCAATGGCGAAAGATGGCATTGAAGCCCTAGGTTCAATGGGGAATGATGCTCCATTGGCTGTGATGTCTAACAGGGAGAAACTTACGTTTGAGTACTTCAAGCAGATGTTTGCTCAGGTCACTAACCCTCCAATTGATCCTATTCGGGAGAAGATTGTTACCTCTATGGAATGCATGATTGGTCCAGAAGGCGATCTTACAGAGACCACTGAAGAACAATGCCATCGCCTGTCGCTTAAAGGACCTCTCCTAACCATTGATGAAATGGAAGCAATGAAAAAGATGAACTACAGAGGTTGGAAAAGCAAAGTTCTTGACATTACCTACTCCAAGGATCGTGGTAGGAAGGGCTTGGAGGAGACCTTAGATAGGATATGTGACGAAGCACGCGATGCAATCAAAGAAGGATATACAACACTGGTGCTTTCTGATCGAG CTTTCTCACCAAAGCGTGTTGTGGTCAGCTCCCTCTTGGCTGTTGGTGCTGTACATCATCACTTAGTGAAGAAGCTTGAACGAACTCGTGTTGCATTGATTATTGAATCTGCGGAACCCCGTGAAGTGCATCATTTTTGTACACTTGTAGGATTTGGTGCAGATGCAATCTGTCCTTACTTGGCTGTAGAAGCCATTTGGAGATTGCAAGTTGATGGGAAAATTCCACCCAAATCATCTGGTGAATTCCACACAAAGGATGAGCTTGTCAAGAAATATTTCAAGGCAAGCAACTATGGTATGATGAAGGTCCTAGCCAAAATGGGTATCTCAACTCTGGCCTCATACAAGGGTGCTCAGATATTTGAGGCTGTTGGCCTGTCATCGGAGGTCATGGAACGTTGTTTTATAGGGACTCCAAGCAGAGTGGAGGGTGCAACTTTTGAAGCACTTGCACTTGATGCGCTTCAGTTACATGAGCTGGCTTTCCCAACACGTGCCTTACCGCCTGGTAGTGCTGAGGCCGTAGCACTTCCTAATCCAGGAGATTATCACTGGAGAAAAGGTGGTGAGATTCACTTAAATGATCCCCTTGCCATTTCAAAGTTACAAGAGGCTACTAGATCCAACAGTGTAGCTGCCTATAAAGAGTACTCTAACCGTGTTCAAGAATTGAATAAGTCATGTAATTTGAGAGGGCTTCTGAAATTTAAAGAAGCTGAGGTAAAGGTTCCACTTGAAGAAGTCGAACCAGCTAGCGAGATTGTAAAACGTTTTTGCACTGGAGCAATGAGCTATGGTTCTATCTCATTGGAGGCTCATACAACACTTGCTAAAGCAATGAACCAGATTGGGGGAAAGTCGAACACTG GCGAGGGAGGTGAAGAACCATCTCGTATGGAGCCTCTTGCTGATGGTTCCCGGAACCCAAAGAGGAGTGCCATAAAGCAGGTCGCCAGTGGAAGATTTGGAGTCTCCAGCTATTATCTTACAAATGCGGATGAATTACAAATAAAAATGGCTCAG GGAGCAAAGCCTGGTGAAGGAGGTGAACTTCCAGGACATAAGGTAATTGGTGACATTGCTGTAACTAGGAATTCTACAGCTGGTGTGGGACTTATCAGTCCTCCTCCCCATCATGACATTTATTCCATTGAAGATCTAGCTCAATTGATTCATGACCTCAAG AATGCAAATCCTGATGCCCGTATAAGTGTGAAGTTGGTTTCTGAAGCTGGTGTTGGAGTGATTGCCAGTGGGGTTGTTAAGGGTCATGCTGATCATGTCTTGATCTCCGGTCATGACGGAGGTACGGGGGCTTCAAGATGGACAGGCATCAAAAGTGCTGGTGTTCCTTGGGAACTTGGTCTAGCAGAGACACATCAAACCTTAGTGGCTAATGATCTCCGTGGTCGAACTGTTCTTCAGACCGATGGCCAACTGAAGACTGGACGGGATGTGGCTGTTGCTGCGCTTCTTGGTGCAGAGGAGTTTGGTTTCAGCACTGCTCCCCTCATAACACTGGGTTGCATCATGATGCGGAAATGCCACAAAAACACATGCCCTGTTGGTATTGCAACTCAAGATCCAGTTCTTAGGGAAAAGTTTGCTGGTGAACCTGAACATGTCATCAACTTCTTCTTCATGCTGGCAGAGGAATTAAGGGAAATTATGTCTGAGCTTGGTTTTCGAACACTCAATGAAATGGTAGGCCGTGCAGACATGCTTGAACTGGATAAAGATGTGGCAAAAAACAATGAGAAGCTTAAGAACATTGACCTGTCTCTTCTACTTCGCCCAGCTGCTGACATCAGACCAGATGCTGCACAGTATTGTGTGCAGAAGCAGGACCATGGGTTGGACATGGCTTTAGATAACAAACTAATAGCTTTAGCCAAACCTGCCTTGGATAAAAGTCTTGCCGTATACATTGAATCTTCTATCTGTAATGTAAACCGAGCAGTTGGAACCATGCTGAGCCATGAAGTGACAAAACGCTACCGAATGGCGGGACTTCCTTCAGATACGATTCATATCAAACTTAATGGAAGTGCAGGCCAGAGTCTTGGAGCTTTTCTATGTCCTGGCATCACATTGGAGCTTGAAGGGGATAGCAATGATTATGTTGGGAAGGGCCTGTCAGGAGGGAGAATTATTGTTTATCCCCCAAAAGGTAGCAACTTTGACCCGAAGGAAAATATTGTCATTGGCAATGTAGCGCTTTATGGGGGCACAAATGGGGAGGCTTATTTTAACGGGATGGCAGCAGAAAGATTTGCTGTTCGTAATTCTGGTGTTAAAGCTGTAGTTGAAGGTGTGGGTGATCATGGATGTGAGTACATGACTGGGGGCACTGTTGTAGTGCTGGGCAAGACCGGTAGAAATTTTGCTGCTGGCATGAGTGGGGGCATTGCCTATGTTCTTGATACTGACTCAACTTTCAGATCTCGGTGCAATCAAGAGTTGGTAGATCTTGATCCAGTGGAAGATGAGGATGATATTCTGATGCTCAGAATGATGATTCAGCAGCATCAGCGTCACACAAACAGCCAATTAGCTAGggatgttcttgcagattttgACTCCCTTCTCCCAAAATTCATTAAGGTCTTCCCTCGTGACTATAAACGCATTCTAGCAAATAAGAAAGCAGATGAAATTTCAGAAAAGACAGCTGAAGTTGCAGCCAAAGAGGCTGAGGTAGAAGAAGAGGCGGAGTTGAATGAGAAGGatgcttttgaagagcttaaAAAGATGGCAGCCGCATCTATCAATGAAGCCCCCCAG GTTGAGGAAGATGAACAAGAAAAGAGGCCAACTAGGGTTCCTGATGCTGTCAAACATCGGGGTTTTGTTGCTTATGAGAGGGAGGGTGTTTCATACAGGGACCCGACTGTTAGGATGAATGACTGGAAAGAAGTTATGGAAGAATCAAAACCAGGACCATTGTTGAAAACACAGTCAGCTCGCTGTATGGATTGTGGTACTCCCTTTTGTCATCAG GAGAACTCTGGATGCCCTCTTGGAAATAAGATACCAGAATTCAATGAGTTGGTTTACCAAAACAGATGGCGAGAAGCACTGGATCGTCTTTTGGAAACTAACAACTTCCCGGAGTTCACAGGTCGTGTTTGCCCTGCTCCTTGTGAAGGATCTTGTGTACTTGGTATCATTGAAAATCCTGTGTCTATCAAATCAATTGAGTGCTCTATCATAGATAAAGCTTTTGAGGAGGGATGGATGGTTCCCCGGCCTCCTCAGACGAGAACAGG AAAAAGAGTTGCTATTGTTGGAAGTGGGCCTGCTGGTTTGGCTGCTGCTGATCAGCTAAATAAGAAGGGACACTCTGTGACAGTTTTTGAACGTGCTGACAGAATCGGTGGTCTAATGATGTATGGTGTGCCGAACATGAAGACTGACAAAATTGATGTAGTTCAGAGACGGGTTAATCTCATGGAAAAGGAAGGAGTGAAGTTTGTAGTTAATGCTAATGTAGGAAAGGATCCCTTATACTCGATAGATCAGCTTCGTGAAGAGAACGATGCAATTGTGTTGGCTGTGGGAGCCACAAAACCAAG GGACCTTCCTGTTCCTGGGAGAGACCTTTCCGGAGTCCATTTTGCAATGGAGTTTCTTCATGCAAATACAAAGAGCCTGCTTGATAGCAATCTTCAGGATGAGCAGTACATTTCCGCCAAGGGCAAGAAAGTAGTGGTGATTGGTGGAGGTGACACCGGCACGGACTGTATTGGAACATCAATCAGACACGGTTGCACCAGCATTGTAAATCTAGAGCTTCTCCCTAAACCACCAGCTACCAGGGCTCCAGGCAACCCTTGGCCTCAG TGGCCACGGGTATTCCGTGTAGATTATGGGCATCAGGAAGCTGCTACCAAGTTTGGTCAGGATCCAAGGTCTTACGAGGTGTTGACAAAACGTTTTATTGGAGATGAGAACGGAACATTGAAAGGACTTGAGGTTGTGCGAGTCAGTTGGGAGAAGGATGCCAGTGGAAGATTCCAATTTAAAGAAGTTGAAGGTTCGGAAGAAATTATTGAAGCTGATTTAGTCCTGCTAGCAATGGGATTCCTGGGTCCTGAAGAG ACGATCGCGGACAAGCTTGGAGTGGACAAAGACAACCGATCAAACTTCAAAGCTGACTACGGCCGCTTCTCAACCAATGTTGAAGGTGTCTTCGCTGCTGGGGATTGCCGGCGCGGACAATCTCTGGTGGTCTGGGCAATCTCTGAAGGCAGGCAAGCAGCTGCACGAGTTGACCAATATCTCCTAAAAGACGAGAACGATGGCACTGATGGACAGGAAGGACTTACAAAGCAGCAGCAAGACAACAGGAGGCAAACTGTGAGGACATAA